The following are encoded in a window of Panicum virgatum strain AP13 chromosome 5N, P.virgatum_v5, whole genome shotgun sequence genomic DNA:
- the LOC120671810 gene encoding uncharacterized protein LOC120671810 isoform X2 yields MRKIQGRLKAFSVQTTQGEWNFDVSTITGAAAQPSAGVDARTQPSSAAPQPPDARNANVVKISCKPPAKIVQRSLAESSSARDLPQCDDDDDFMEPLPRRPVTKKQCVNASVADNATGKHAKNPVKYAHAPTVRCAPSAFNWFVDHLTFNQRMRIKEMGFGGLLHVSADRLESRELLKFLLDRLDPSTMVINISKDKGIHVTPYAVMQVLGLPDSGEHLHFHSHNQASREFSAFKVWVGLEESQDMHASHLQNILEDDSNMGSAMIDDDMAIRFFFIIACNKLLFPSTDNNIRCKDVYLTRDLTCLPGLNWCKAVVDDLQDVAFTWRADRTKKSLSGCAIFLIILYLDNLQCKYQIAHTETPRAKYFDQNVIKKIITADRMKDRQGKATFGLLPLRNSINTCYHRTQHSSSEVPVNIDPLAATHFSSMQAEVHSLVAQIGTSSRKMQAMLVLANFEAKSKKASSYMNIGQQILRDAHQAAVHTLRTILHDEVNGNINQQHHDQTHACDEAQADDIDMHDNNSLENRGSEHVSDMPISRSEVRGSELSSGKSHDNW; encoded by the exons ATGAGGAAAATTCAGGGGAGATTAAAAGCATTCTCAGTCCAGACCACACAAGGTGAATGGAACTTCGATGTCAGTACAATCACCGGGGCAGCTGCGCAACCATCTGCTGGTGTTGATGCACGGACACAACCATCATCAGCAGCCCCTCAACCGCCTGATGCCCGCAATGCTAACGTGGTTAAGATCAGTTGCAAACCACCAGCCAAGATTGTTCAACGATCTCTTGCCGAATCAAGCAGTGCCAGGGATCTTCCTCagtgtgatgatgatgatgacttcATGGAACCTCTGCCGAGGCGACCTGTCACCAAGAAACAGTGCGTCAATGCGAGTGTAGCGGACAATGCAACTGGCAAG CATGCGAAGAACCCTGTCAAGTATGCTCATGCTCCTACTGTTCGATGCGCCCCATCGGCATTCAACTGGTTTGTCGACCACCTAACGTTCAACCAGCGTATGCGAATCAAAGAAATGGGTTTTGGCGGGCTCCTTCATGTTTCGGCAGATAGGTTAGAGAGCAGAGAACTATTAAAGTTCTTGTTGGACAGGCTAGACCCCAGCACTATGGTGATCAATATTTCCAAAGACAAGGGAATCCATGTCACCCCGTACGCCGTCATGCAAGTGCTTGGTTTACCAGACAGTGGTGAACATCTACATTTCCATTCACACAACCAAGCATCTAGGGAGTTCTCTGCTTTCAAGGTTTGGGTTGGTCTAGAAGAATCCCAAGACATGCATGCTAGCCATCTCCAAAATATTTTGGAGGATGATTCTAATATGGGATCTGCCATGATTGATGATGACATGGCAATAAGATTTTTCTTCATCATTGCTTGTAACAAACTGCTTTTCCCAAGCACAGACAACAACATCAGGTGCAAGGATGTTTACTTGACTAGGGACCTGACTTGCTTAccagggttgaactggtgcaaagcaGTTGTGGATGACCTTCAAGATGTTGCATTCACTTGGCGGGCTGACAGAACAAAGAAATCGCTCTCAGGATGTGCAATATTTCTCATT ATACTGTATCTTGACAACCTCCAATGCAAATATCAGATTGCACACACTGAAACTCCTCGCGCAAAGTACTTTGATCAAAATGTTATTAAGAAGATAATTACTGCTGACAGGATGAAAGACCGACAAGGGAAGGCTACATTTGGGCTATTACCG CTTAGGAACAGCATCAATACTTGCTACCATAGGACTCAGCACTCATCTTCAGAAGTCCCAGTAAACATTGACCCATTGGCCGCAACACATTTCTCCAGTATGCAAGCAGAAGTGCATAGTTTAGTTGCTCAGATTGGTACCAGTTCAAGGAAGATGCAGGCAATGCTGGTCTTGGCAAATTTTGAAGCTAAATCTAAGAAAGCATCAAGTTATATGAACATCGGCCAACAGATACTACGGGATGCACATCAGGCAGCCGTTCACACTCTGCGAACAATTTTGCATGATGAGGTGAATGGCAACATCAATCAACAACATCATGACCAGACCCATGCTTGTGATGAAG CTCAAGCCGATGACATTGACATGCATGATAACAATAGTCTGGAAAACAGAGGGTCTGAACATGTATCTGACATGCCAATTAGTCGATCTGAAGTAAGGGGAAGTGAGCTGTCTTCTGGTAAGTCACATGACAACTGGTAG
- the LOC120671810 gene encoding uncharacterized protein LOC120671810 isoform X1 has product MRKIQGRLKAFSVQTTQGEWNFDVSTITGAAAQPSAGVDARTQPSSAAPQPPDARNANVVKISCKPPAKIVQRSLAESSSARDLPQCDDDDDFMEPLPRRPVTKKQCVNASVADNATGKHAKNPVKYAHAPTVRCAPSAFNWFVDHLTFNQRMRIKEMGFGGLLHVSADRLESRELLKFLLDRLDPSTMVINISKDKGIHVTPYAVMQVLGLPDSGEHLHFHSHNQASREFSAFKVWVGLEESQDMHASHLQNILEDDSNMGSAMIDDDMAIRFFFIIACNKLLFPSTDNNIRCKDVYLTRDLTCLPGLNWCKAVVDDLQDVAFTWRADRTKKSLSGCAIFLIILYLDNLQCKYQIAHTETPRAKYFDQNVIKKIITADRMKDRQGKATFGLLPLRNSINTCYHRTQHSSSEVPVNIDPLAATHFSSMQAEVHSLVAQIGTSSRKMQAMLVLANFEAKSKKASSYMNIGQQILRDAHQAAVHTLRTILHDEVNGNINQQHHDQTHACDEAQADDIDMHDNNSLENRGSEHVSDMPISRSEVRGSELSSGKSHDNWWSHKPGFQSGCNCRISTKQDQRTSFTTRRQHAQCRHC; this is encoded by the exons ATGAGGAAAATTCAGGGGAGATTAAAAGCATTCTCAGTCCAGACCACACAAGGTGAATGGAACTTCGATGTCAGTACAATCACCGGGGCAGCTGCGCAACCATCTGCTGGTGTTGATGCACGGACACAACCATCATCAGCAGCCCCTCAACCGCCTGATGCCCGCAATGCTAACGTGGTTAAGATCAGTTGCAAACCACCAGCCAAGATTGTTCAACGATCTCTTGCCGAATCAAGCAGTGCCAGGGATCTTCCTCagtgtgatgatgatgatgacttcATGGAACCTCTGCCGAGGCGACCTGTCACCAAGAAACAGTGCGTCAATGCGAGTGTAGCGGACAATGCAACTGGCAAG CATGCGAAGAACCCTGTCAAGTATGCTCATGCTCCTACTGTTCGATGCGCCCCATCGGCATTCAACTGGTTTGTCGACCACCTAACGTTCAACCAGCGTATGCGAATCAAAGAAATGGGTTTTGGCGGGCTCCTTCATGTTTCGGCAGATAGGTTAGAGAGCAGAGAACTATTAAAGTTCTTGTTGGACAGGCTAGACCCCAGCACTATGGTGATCAATATTTCCAAAGACAAGGGAATCCATGTCACCCCGTACGCCGTCATGCAAGTGCTTGGTTTACCAGACAGTGGTGAACATCTACATTTCCATTCACACAACCAAGCATCTAGGGAGTTCTCTGCTTTCAAGGTTTGGGTTGGTCTAGAAGAATCCCAAGACATGCATGCTAGCCATCTCCAAAATATTTTGGAGGATGATTCTAATATGGGATCTGCCATGATTGATGATGACATGGCAATAAGATTTTTCTTCATCATTGCTTGTAACAAACTGCTTTTCCCAAGCACAGACAACAACATCAGGTGCAAGGATGTTTACTTGACTAGGGACCTGACTTGCTTAccagggttgaactggtgcaaagcaGTTGTGGATGACCTTCAAGATGTTGCATTCACTTGGCGGGCTGACAGAACAAAGAAATCGCTCTCAGGATGTGCAATATTTCTCATT ATACTGTATCTTGACAACCTCCAATGCAAATATCAGATTGCACACACTGAAACTCCTCGCGCAAAGTACTTTGATCAAAATGTTATTAAGAAGATAATTACTGCTGACAGGATGAAAGACCGACAAGGGAAGGCTACATTTGGGCTATTACCG CTTAGGAACAGCATCAATACTTGCTACCATAGGACTCAGCACTCATCTTCAGAAGTCCCAGTAAACATTGACCCATTGGCCGCAACACATTTCTCCAGTATGCAAGCAGAAGTGCATAGTTTAGTTGCTCAGATTGGTACCAGTTCAAGGAAGATGCAGGCAATGCTGGTCTTGGCAAATTTTGAAGCTAAATCTAAGAAAGCATCAAGTTATATGAACATCGGCCAACAGATACTACGGGATGCACATCAGGCAGCCGTTCACACTCTGCGAACAATTTTGCATGATGAGGTGAATGGCAACATCAATCAACAACATCATGACCAGACCCATGCTTGTGATGAAG CTCAAGCCGATGACATTGACATGCATGATAACAATAGTCTGGAAAACAGAGGGTCTGAACATGTATCTGACATGCCAATTAGTCGATCTGAAGTAAGGGGAAGTGAGCTGTCTTCTGGTAAGTCACATGACAACTG GTGGTCACACAAACCAGGATTTCAATCAGGCTGCAACTGCAGAATTTCAACAAAACAGGACCAAAGAACAAGTTTTACCACCCGTCGACAGCATGCACAATGCCGCCACTGCTAG